A segment of the Vibrio sp. 16 genome:
CTAAGGGCCGATCCTACATCGCTTGCTCAGATTAACTTTCATTGTAGTGAAAAAATCATAGCTACGGATCTTAATCTAGTAAAAGAAATATCTGGCGAGCTATCATTAAATCAACAAGCTCACGATTTTTACTTGCATACATTTCCTTCGAAAGGTAACGGGAATGCTTGGGTGGGTAATGAATCCATCTATACCGATGTAAATAAGATTTTACCTAATTTTGCTCTAGATTTAGTTGAATTTAAGGAAGTGCGTTATTGGCCGTGGGAGCCTTATTGTGAAAACGAGTTTAGCAAATCTGTAGCGCTATTGGCTAAGGAGTTAAAAAAGACACTTAATGTACTTTCCCATGAATCTCCTTTGTCTATTGCCGTAACAGGTGGTAATGATAGTAGAGTTATGCTTGCGGCCTCTAAAGATATTAGAGATAAATGTTATTACTTTATCGACAAGTTACCATCGATGTCTTTAGATCATACTGACATTTCTATTGGGCGCCAGTTGTGTGATATTTTTGGTGTGAAATATAATATTCACGATAGCCTATTAGATGTGAATGAGATACCTGTTGATTTCAAGAATGAATACCTCAATAGTGTATTCTTCGCAATGGAAAAGCGTTTGCCTGAAGTTTATTACTATAGCTGTGATCTTTCTCACTATATAAATATTTGTGGTGTTGGTGAATTTGGTCGCTCTGTATATGGAACACCTGCGTCAAGTAAGAGTACTGGGTTTCTCTGCAATAAATATCTCTGTGGCAATTCAAACTATGGTATTCTTCAGACCAAGAAATGGCGAGATGATTTTGTTAATTCTGAACTAACTCGTAAATACCCTATGAATACCTTATATTACATTGAGCAAAAGTTGGGTAATTGGGGAGCTGTCGGAAATGCTGAGTCTGATATTGCATTTGAAGAAGTTAATCCATTTGCTAGTCACTTCAATATATCATTAATGATTAAATTGAATAAAAAGTACACTACATATAATAACTGTGAGTTGTATGCTTCTTTGATAGATGAATTGGCACCAGAGCTAAATTCTCTACCTATAAATCCAGCGAAGGATGTTAAATCAAAGTTTGTTAAGAAAATCAAATCCAGTATTTTTATTGCTTTGATTGATGAAATGAGAGCGATATATTCAGTTAGTCTCTCCAAAAAAGGCCACTAATTTAGTTGTGGTGTGTGATTTCTATTTGTCACTGCATCTGCGTTTTTTGTAACCAACTTTGATATGTTTTGAGAATCAATTTTTCTGTATATCCATCAGTCAACATTGGTAGATGGTCGATGAGCACCGGAATTGGCATTACAATCAGGTGCCAATTACATGAGTATATGAGCTAGTTTACATTGGAGTGTGTTGTTCCGAGATCTTGTTATCTATAGTCACACTCGTAAATGTGTTAAATACTTGAAGTTAGTAAAGGAAGTCAGTTAGGAGACAATTTGTGAATATTAGTACAGTCCATTCTGCTATTTATCAGAGCTCTATGCTCAACGACTATTCTGGCTATGACCCCTTCGATGGCTTAAATAGCAAACTGTTCGATGTCTTCCAGTTTTTAAAAGACACAACGTTTGGTCTTGCTTGGATACAATTGTTCAAACGGTCTCATATTAATTTCAGGCCTGTACTCGGTGTCCCTCAAAAGCGCAATCCGAAAGGAATTGGTTTGTTTATTTTGGGAATGATTGAAGACTATCAACGTACAGGCGAAGCGTCTTTCCTCCTTGATGCGGTAGATTTGGGCAATTGGTTGTTAACTCAACAATGTGATAAATCCGAGTGGCAACATGCTTGTTGGGGCTATCATTTTGATTGGAAGGCGCGCGCATTCTACGTACCTAAAGGTAAGCCAAACGTCATCACCACGATTTATGTCGCGCAAGCGCTCTACAAGCTATCTAAAGAGATTCAGTCGTCTCAGCCTGAGCAGGCTAAACGGTTTCGAGATGAAGCGTTAGATGCCGCAAATTTTATCGTTAATACGCTTTATACCGAAGCAGATGATCGAGCATTTTTTGCTTATATCCCTGGAGAAACCACTTTTGTTCACAATGCTAGTCTTTGGGCTGCGGCGTGGGTAGCTGTAGTTTCACAGGAAACCTGCAACCAAGAGTATCGTGACCTTGCTATTCGTGTAGCAAAGCAGTCTGTATCCGAGCAGTCCGAAGATGGCTCATGGGTATATGGCTCAAGGCATCACCATCAGTTTATCGATGGTTTTCATACTGGGTACAATCTTGAGGCCCTACATATTATTCGTCAGGCTCTGTCTACCGATGAGTTTGATCAATCAATCGATAAGGGCTTAAAGTATTATCGTGAAAACCTCATTGATAGTGATGGCACCGCTAAGTATTACAACAACAACCCTTATCCTCTTGATCCCCACTCGGTTTCGCAAGCAATAATTACTCTTCTGAAGTTAGGTGACGGTGCTAGTGATTTGAATTTGGTGAAAAAAGTTATTGAACGTGCTTTTGATACACTCTATTTGCCAGATGAGGCTCAGTTCGTGTACCAAAAAAGCAAATCACATACCAATAAAATCAACTATATGCGCTGGACACAGGCATGGATGTATTACGCACTTTCCTATTATTTGAATGCAACAAGTGAAGAACATGGAACGAATTAATTTTTTAGATAGCCCAATGGATTCTGCGACTATGCAAGATACCGTAGCGCAAATTGAAGGTAGAGTGAGGCAAAACCTGTTTACCCAGCATGTCGTCGTCAATGTTGCCAAATTAGTCAACATGCGCAGTGACGATACTCTTGCTTGTAGTATTAAAGAGTGTGACATCATCAATATTGACGGAATGGGTGTTGTCTGGGGAGCAAGGTTTTTAGGGCACAAAATACCTGAGCGTGTGGCCGGGGTCGACTTGTTTCACAATCTTAACGCTATGGCTGAGTCTCAGCAGTTTCCGGTTTTTTATTTGGGCGCCAAACAAGAAGTTGTTGAAGAAACGGCAAGGCGTATGAAAGAAACACACCCAAACCTAAAAATAGTCGGGGTACACCATGGCTATTTCTGGGATGATGAGGAGGCTGTCGTTAATAAAATTCGAGAGTCTGGCGCTAAGCTATTATTCGTTGCGATTACTTCACCCAAGAAAGAAAACTTTATCAATAAGTGGCAAGATAAACTTGGTGTTAACTTTGTGATGGGAGTCGGTGGAACATTTGATGTGGTTGCCGGCAAAGTTAATCGTGCACCGACGTGGATGCAAAATGCGGGGCTTGAGTGGCTTTATAGGGTAATCCAAGAGCCGCGTAGAATGTGGAAACGATACTTAGTGACCAACTCAAAATTTGCTTGGCTACTTATCAAAGAAAAATTGTCTAAAAGATGATGCGTAAGCTTTACTCTTTATTATTTATTTTGCTTTCGTTTGTTTTGCTTACATCGAGTGTTAGGTACTTATTTAATGCACTCAATGTGGGCGCGGCAGAAAAAAGAGTGAATACCCTTCAAGGTAGCTCAGCTGAGAGCCTGGGACACGTAGAGCTAACTTTGAAGCTACCAGAATCAAACGTGCTTATTACTACTGCCCATTCTCTAAACGCTTTTGCTCACTTATTGCGATGGCAAGGTTACGCAAATAATGATTTAGAGAGCACCTCGTTGGCTAATGAACTGTTCGTTTCAAGTTCGTATCTTCGTCCCACTTGGTCGAACACGCATGTAGAGCTGGCCAAAATTGCTATGTCATACGGCGACGAACTAGAATCTGAGTCGCGAATGCAGAAGTCGAACGAATTTGGTCCTCATTTATATACAACGTTATCGTTAAATGTTGACTATGTATATTCCAACTGGTTGTTAGTAGAAGATGCACAGCGAATCGAGGCTACGACTCAACTGCTCACGCTTGCGAAAAGCTGGAGATATCGGACTGAGTTGAACAAGATGATATTTTATTCACCTGGCAAGCAGAGAATTTGTAACATGTTGGCGTTTAACAAGTTAAAGTTTGATGCTTGCCTTTAAAACAGAGCGTTTATTTTTGCTACATTCCAATTAATGAGAACAAATGTAGTGTGTAAACCAAGTATTATATGTCAGTTGGTGCCAAATAATCGGTTTGGTCTTACAGAGTTAAGATAACCCAAGGAAGACTCATGAAAACTCCTATTACTATTTTCAGCTTAACTGCCTTGCTATGGTCATCAGGTGTATTAGCTGAAACAGCTCAACCATTGAAGACAATTGAAGCTCAACTAGGCGAGACGCCAAGCAGCGAAGTTATGCAGTCTGTTTATCAAGAAAACCCAGATTTTGTGCTCAATATTTTAGCGTTGTTGCTAAATAGCGAAAATGTGGATCCTCAAGTCGCGATTGAAGCCGCTTTTGCTGTGGCTCCAGAGCGTGCAGAAGAAATTGCTCAGTTTGCTCGTGACGCTGGTATTAGTAACGAGATAATTACTACTGCGGCGCTTCTATCTGGTATTGACCCGACTCAGATCGCAGAGGCAACAGCAGCAGGTATTGAGACCGCTGCTACGAATGCAGCTGAGACTATCACAACTATTGCTCCTCCTTCAGCACCTGCTGTTGGTAGTAATGGAGGCGGTGGTGAGGGCGTAGTCTCTCCTAACTAGTATTCCATAAAGCCCGGCGCCCGCTGGGCTTTAATTTTTGTCTCACTATTCTTCTACTGCTTTCCACCATTAGTACGTTTCCGGACCCCTTTTAAATGAATAAACTTGAGAAGTTTACTTTTTATTCTCTTATCGCATTGATTGTTTGGCTACCTATCCCCTTAGGCAGTAATCGCGATTGGGCATGGGCTATTGCTGAAATGTGGCTCGCACTACAATCCTTACTATTAATAGTCTCCTACAAAGGAAATTTGCCATTTGAGCATGTCAAACACTACGGGCTTCTAGTGTTTGGCTTAGTCGCTTTTCAATTCTGGGTCTTCCTTCAAACTGTTCCTTTAGATTGGTCAATTCTTAGTTTAGTTTCGCCCAAAAGTTCTGAGATATACCAATTGGTTGAGGCTCCAACAGGCTTCATTTCGTTAGATTCGAGAATGTCACTCGTCTCTTTGTTTAAAGGCCTTACCTATACATTGTTGGTGTTTAATGCCATTTTTTTGGTTAACTCGAGTCGAAGGTTAAAAGCAATTGTTGTTGCTATAGTGATTAGCGGAACCGTACAAGCGTTTTATGCTGCAATGATGGTTTTGCTTGACGTGGTTGAAAGCCCAGTCTTTGGTTATCGCCAAAATGGAATCGCCACAGGCTCGTTTGTATATAAGAATCATCTAGCAAACTATTTGATGATGTCTCTCTGCCTAGGATTAGGGCTGATCATCTCACAGCTTCATACTACTGAATCCGGTTCAAAGTTTGTCTTTGTTAAGCGTCTTATTGAAGGCTTACTTAGCGATAAAATGCTGCTTCGTTTGTGCCTTGTTATAATGGTTATTGCTTTGGTGATGACACGCTCTCGAATGGGAAATACTGCCTTTTTTGCTGCCACGACAATTGGCGGAATGATTGCTTTGCTGTTCTATAAACATAAACCCAAAGCTCTTGTTGCTTTGGTAGGGAGCGTGATTGCTATCGATACAATCGTCGTTGGTGCTTTGTTTGGTTTAGAGAAAGTGAAGCAACGATTGGTAGAAACTTCACTCGATGCTGAGTCTCGAGATCAGGTCGTCATATGGTCACTGGATATTATCCGAGACTTTCCGTTTACCGGAACAGGCATGGCTAGCTTTTATACGATATTTCCAATGTACTCTAGAGCAGATATTGGCTTTTACGATCATGCCCATAATGATTATGTTCAATTTATGGTAGAAGCGGGGATTCCCGCCACTTTGCTTTTGGGTTCAATTGTGCTGTATTCGTTGTGGCGAACTTTCAATACCATCCGAAACAGGCATAGTAAAACGATGAAGGGGGTGGCCCTCGGTTGTATGATGGCAATTATCGGTATGTTGATTCATATAAGTGTTGATTTCAACTTGCAGCCAATGGCAAATGCAGCGACTTTTATTCTCGTTCTTTTCCTCGCCAATGCTACGGCAGTGTTACCCGCGGTTGGCAGTTTGCCTGTGAAAGTGACAGAATCTTCCAAACACACGAAGAAAGTAAAGGTGTCTCCTGATGTTTAAACGAGTGCTTGTTGTCTGTTCGGGGAATATCTGCCGTTCTCCTTTAGCTCAGGTATTGCTCAGTCGCTTATTACCCAACATAGCCATTGATTCAGCTGGCGTGCTTGTGGATCACCATGATTTGTCCGCTCACCCTGCCGTTAACAACTCTCGAATAGTCGCGAAAGAGAACGGATTGGACCTCTCAAATCATAAGGCAAAACAGCTGACAAGTGAGCTTATTGACGACTGCGACCTGATATTGGTGATGACACATGAGCATTTGGAACAGGTAGCCCAAATAGGTCGTGGCGCTCGAGCTAAGGCTTTGCTGTTGGGCCAATGGATTGGTGTCGGCGAGATAGAAGATCCCATCGGTAAGGACATAGACGCATTCAGAAAAAGTTACGAGCTGTTGGAAAAGGCATGTCTAAGTTGGTCTAAACGGTTGAGTAAATAAGCGTTGGTTTGACTAATCATATCGATCTTACAATGCTTGCTTTTCCTCAAATTTCATCCGATACATCTCGCTGTCTGCGATAGAGATCAATTGGTTGATTTGTATCGCGTCTTGTGGATAGGTTGCGATGCCTATACTTGTTGTTAACAACGCATCATTATCGTGGTCAATGGATATTTTCTGCCCAAAACAGCTGTGTATCCGAGCAAGCACAACATCACTCTTCGTACCACTGAAGTCGAGTAAAGCGAACTCATCCCCTCCAATTCGATAGCAAGGTAATCTGAGCTGTCGTAAACGTCCCGCTACTTCCCTTAATACTTTATCTCCCGCTTGATGACCGTGTTTATCGTTGACTTGTTTGAAGCCATTGAGGTCTAACAGATAAATGGTAAAGCGTTTTTGCTCTAATAAATGTTTGTTGAGGTCATTAAACAGCGCGAGCCTATTTCTTATTTTTGTTAACGAATCTGTAAGAGAAAGCGCGCGATGATGCTTAGCCTCTAAATGGATAATGTAACCTGCAAGAGTGGCGGAGATAATCAGCAATATCAGGAGTGCGACTTGAGCATGGTGCAGCATTTCCGCTTGCTTCATTTGTTCTTGATAAAGTGGACTTTGAATCCGGAAGTTTGTGTTGATGTATTGGATCATCGACATGTACAAATTTGAAATACGTTGACCAACCTTGTCTGCGTAGTATGGGTGATCAATCAATTCTAGCTCTGGCTCAAGCTGTTTAAAGTTAGTAAATAGCGTTTCAAAGAAACTTTTTGCTCCTGGTAGGCGAATAAAGCTATCGGCTTCTTTACTGTTGAGGAGTAAATCGAAGCGACTCCAAGTCAGCTCATATTTCAATAAGGTCTGGTTTTGATACTCTGGGCTTTGTGGTGAAAATGGCGTGATTGCACTCAGTTCAGAAAACTCTTTGGTGAGCTGAAACAAAAACCAGGTTGCTTGATTTTGCCTTGCAGAGTACGAATCTGCCAAATGCCGAGTTGCGGTGAGTAGATAGAGATTGGCAACAATCAAAACAACGGATAGTACGAGCAACAAAAACTTGGCTCGAGAAAGTAGGGGAGATATGTGCGTGCTGCTCGGGTTATTGATCATGAGTTCGTCTATGTATCATGATTTCATCGATTTGCCACACCATCTGCGAATGGAAAGAGGCGTTATCAATTTCTGGATGGCGAGATAGGTTGAAGATCAGCCAGTAAGGGCCTTTATTCCTTACTTTCATTTTCTTGCCGTTCATCTCATAGGCAATGATGGGTTCATATTGCAGAATATCTTCAACTCGAGATGAGGCAGCATAGTCATTCAGGGCGATAAACGACAAAGAAAACACATCGGTGATGCGTAGGTAGTCCAACAGCGAAGTGATCTTGAAGCCCGTAAACGACCTACTACCTTCGAACCACGGGAGTTTAGTCTGGAACGTAACCGGCTCAAAATTAGATTCAATTTGCTGATGAGTAAGAGTGACGGGGCTTTTCTCTGGAACGCGAATAACAAGTTGAGAGCCCATAACTTGAAAGCTAGCAATGAGAAAAAATAAGCCAAACAGCTTCGCCATAGTCCCTCCGGGTGAGATTATCCTTAATTAACCGTTATATCATTAAGTATAAGTCGAGTTAATAGTGGTCGCTTCGCTTTTTCTAGTTTGTAGTACAAATCCAATGTTACCTAGACAGAATGAAAACTGTTTTGATTTTGCTACAAAGAGCCCCTCATAAAGAGGGGCTAATCGAAGGTGATTCGCTCATGTTAGAAAATGAGATGGGCGACGCCCGCGATAACTGGGAGAGTAATCAGCGTGCGGAGAATAAAGATCGCAAACAGTTCGAAAATGTTCACTGGGATCTTACTGCCCAGAAGCAGTGCACCCACTTCAGACATGTAAATTAACTGGGTAACAGACATTGCCGCAATTACGAAGCGTGTCATCTCGTTGTCGATAGAGGCTGCCAAAATAGCAGGGATAAACATATCCGCAAAACCGACTACAATCGTTTCAGACGCAGCTGCGGCTTCCGGGATTTGTAACAGCTCTAAGAACGGAACAAATGGTTGGCCTAAGAAAGCGAATACGGATGTGTATTCGGCAATGACAAGTGCAATAGTACCCAAACCCATCACGACTGGAAGCACGCCAAACACCATGTCAACGGCATTACGCACACCCTCGCCGAAAACACTTTTCACGGATGTTACTTGGCTAGATTTTTTCAGCGCGAGTTCCATGCCCCAAGAAAATGTCGAGTGACCTTCAGGAATCGCATCTGCTTCAGCGTTGGGTTTAGTACCATCAATAAATGTATCTTTCTTGCGGCTCAGTGGCGGCAGCCTTGGGATAATTACAGCTGCAACAAAACCCGCCAAACAAATAGCGCCGTAAAACGGTAAGAATAGGTGTTCCAGTTCTACCTGCGCGATCACAACCAAGCTAAATGTAATTGATACGGCAGAGAAAGTCGTACCCACAACAGCGGCTTCACGTTGTGTGTAAAACTTGCCTTCATATTGCTTACTGGTAAGTAGGATACCCACTGAACCATCGCCCAACCAAGAAGCCATACAGTCAATTGCGCTACGTCCTGGCAAGTTGAAAAGTGGTCGCATTACCTTGCTGAGGAGCGTGCCAAACAGCTCCAGTAGACCGAAGTTGAGTAACAGAGGAAGCAATAGGCCAGCGAAAATAAAGACTGAAAATAACGTTGGAAGGAGACCCTCTAACACCAAGCCACCAGTGTTTTCTTCCCAAATGGCTTTAGGACCAAACTGGAAGTAAGTCATTGCAACTGCTAGGCCACCAATCACTCGAACCGCTAGCCAAAGTGGAGATGGGTTAAACAAGCCGTTTAAAAATGTGTTGTTAGCGATGAATGATGGATTTTTGATGCGGCATAGCAAGGATGCCGTTGCCATGAAGACGATGATGCTTGTGATCATCCCAACAAGGTAGTCTCCAAATAGGGCTTGAATGCTCTTTGCCAATACTGCGACCGGGATAGTGATATCCCCTTGGTAGCTAATAGGCGCCATGAACAGGAACAAGCCAATGATTGAAGGGATGAAAAACATCCAAAAGTTGCCTTTAGGTTTAGGCTGATTAATGGTTTGAGTATTATCTGACATTACATTTCTCGAGTTACTACTAGTCAATAGTATAGCCAGTCAATCTGGCATATATATTCACTAAACATCCATATTCGGTCAATTAGGCGCAAGGTTAGCGCCTTTTTATTTTCCTTGCAATACTATTCATTAATCATCGTTAAATATTCAACTTATAGTTTTGCTATGGAGCATGATAATGGATTTTTGTAATGTTATTGTTAATAAATTTGGTTTTTGATGTTATTTGTGACTTCGATCTTCTTGTGTGCGTTTTAACCACAAGTAACCCCAGTAGCTAAATGCGAGAAGTAGCGCGAAAGCGATCGGGGCCAGTAGCGCCGATATCGCGTATACGGAAAAGAGTTTGGCCCCTACTATTCCCCCGGACAGGAAGCCCGAAAAGATAAACAAAAACAGCTTAGCTTTGCGATAGTCAAAATACTCGCCACGTAAACGTGCGCCGATCATAATGCCGAGGTCGGTAATGATTCCTGTCATGTGTGTGGTACGGACCACAGCACCACTGAAGGTGGTAATCATTGCATTTTGTAATCCACAGGCGGCAGAGGCAAAGTATTGGCCGCTAATGTGACCTTCTTTTAGCATCCAGTAGGCGATGAGTAGAAGCGCGCTTTCTATGCAGAGTGCGACGCCATAGCGACGTCCGAGTTTGAGTGCGGTCGACTCTATGAAAAGTCCGCTAAGCGTCGCGCCAAGTAGAAAGCTAAACAGGACCATAAACAGGTGAAACGTTTGGCTGTCAAACGCCTCGATACTGGTACCGAGTAGTGTTACCGTTCCAGAAATATGGGAGACGGCTTGGTGTTGGAATCCGAGCAATCCTATTGCATTGACAGCACCAGCGAGTAGTGCAAGTAGAAATGCTCCATATTCTACCCATTTTGGTAACTTAGATATCACAGTTCTGCCTCTTGAAACTAGGCGCTGATTATAGATCTACGCGGCAGCCAGCAACAGCAGTATCCATTGATCTTGCACAACATATCGGTTTAAAACCAAACGCTATTGGACGTGTTCCATCTGGCAATCAAATCTTACCCACTGATGTTGTCGTTCCTCATAAACTGAAAAGCTGGGTAAAGGTAAATCCTGCTGATGAAAAACACCGACAGGCACTATCCAATCATCTGGACAAGAGGACAGTGCGAGCAACATGGTGGTACTGCACTTCGGACAGAAGTGGTAGTGAACCTGATTGCCCGAATCGGCGATACGCACATAGCTCGCCATTTCTCCACTGTATTTCAGTTGTCCCTTCTTAAAGCGAGCTTGAACACCGAATACGCTACCTGTTCGCTTTTGGCATTCGAAGCAGTGACAAATGGATGTTCTTTCTGGGTCGCCATTACAGGTGAGAAAAACTTGTCCACAGCTGCATTCTGCGGTTCGAATCACTTTGTCGCTCTTCATGAGTTCTCCAATCCCCGCCAGTTTCTACTACTCATGTCACTATTTTTAGGTTAGTTAGTGAGAATCAGTCAAATGTGAAGGGCGCGTAATGTAACATGACTCACCTTTAAGAGCTGAAAGAGAACAAAATGAAAAAGCGACGTCTCCCCATTCCACTTATCTTATTGATACCTATCGTTATGCTTATCATTGTGGCAGTTGCGGGCATCTATCGCTTTAGTTTGAGCGATGAAGAGATTTTGGCTAAGTTTCCAAGCCAGCAGCAAGCGGCGGATCCGATCCTTAAAGCCATTTTTGACTTGTCTACGCCAAATCCATGGACGGTTGAGGTGCCAAATACCCATGCGTTTAGTTTTATCAACCAGTACGATGAGGCCAGTCAAGTTGCTTCGGGAAATTACGATGCAGGGGCGGAGCGTGGCTCAGTTTCAATCAACATCCAATGGTTAACTCAACTTTCTGCAACCGATTATGTGTCTGCTTTGACGGTTTCGAATCAGGGGAGCGGGGTGTTCACGTATGCCGCGTACTTCTACTACGATAGAGCGCTAAAGCGTATGGTCCTAAAAGATAGTGAACTGTTGGGGGATCGAGTGGTGCTCCAATCCATCACACTGGAGCAAGAAAACATACGTTTTGAGTACTTATCTCACGGTGCCGAACAGTCGATGGCCCAAGTGCCAACAGCATCAAACCATCGAGTTTTTGCCTTATCAAATAAAGGTAAATTTCAGCCAGCGGATTAAATCAAGTTGTAAATATGACCAAGGTTGCTTATTGTTTGAAATAGCCTTTATTTTATTGTTTGTTGTTAAGGGAGTGAAAGATGATCAATAAGCGCTATTTTAAAACCAAGGATGAAGTGGAAGTGACCTTTGAGTTGCCCGCTTCAGAGGTAGGCAAGACGGCATCGATTGTTGCCGATTTTCTCGGCTGGCAACCTGCTGAAATGAAAAAAGTCGTCAAGTCGAAGTCATACAAATTTAAGACTCGGCTACCAAAGGGCAGCGAGTTTGAATTTCGCTATCTCGTTGATAACGAGAAATGGGTGAACGACCCCCATGCTGATCAATATAAGCCCAATGGATTTGGTGAGGATAACGGCTTAATTACCACTTATCAGTAGCCTAAACAGTGAAACAACGTAAAGAGGTGCTTTCGAGCACCTCTTATTGATCTAACTTTGACATTCGATGGGTGACAAGGCACGGATAAATTCGTACTCTTAGCGCTTTCATAGAGTAGCAAAGGGTACAGTTGTGAGTGCGAAAATAATTAATACTCGCCTAAGTGAGCTTTCGAAAAGAAAGAAGTGGTCACTTCTCAGTCTGCCAATTTTGGCTATTGTCGTTGCATCTTCATTCAATGACAGTAACTCACTCACTCGTACAATTGATCTTTCCATTCCAGAGTCGCAAATTGTTTCCGATATTCTTCAAACCGAGCAAGAGATTGTTGACCTTCCTGACTATGAATACACCGTTCAGCCAGGCGACAACTTAAGCACAATTTTTGACCAACTCGGTTTTGGCTACAGCCAGTTGATGAATGTGATGGCGACCGACTTGAACTATCTCGCGTTAGATACTTTAAAGCCTGGCAACGTGTTGCGTTTTTGGAAAGGGGAGCATGATTCCATCCTCGAGAAAATGGAACTAGAGTTTAGCCTAGTGGAGAGCGCCGTTTATACACGCCTTGACGACGGCAGTTACAGTTTTGAAGATGTCAAAATTCCAGGACAGTGGGGCTCATTTGCCCTAGTTGGTGACATTAAAGGCAGTTT
Coding sequences within it:
- a CDS encoding WecB/TagA/CpsF family glycosyltransferase — its product is MERINFLDSPMDSATMQDTVAQIEGRVRQNLFTQHVVVNVAKLVNMRSDDTLACSIKECDIINIDGMGVVWGARFLGHKIPERVAGVDLFHNLNAMAESQQFPVFYLGAKQEVVEETARRMKETHPNLKIVGVHHGYFWDDEEAVVNKIRESGAKLLFVAITSPKKENFINKWQDKLGVNFVMGVGGTFDVVAGKVNRAPTWMQNAGLEWLYRVIQEPRRMWKRYLVTNSKFAWLLIKEKLSKR
- a CDS encoding O-antigen ligase family protein, with amino-acid sequence MNKLEKFTFYSLIALIVWLPIPLGSNRDWAWAIAEMWLALQSLLLIVSYKGNLPFEHVKHYGLLVFGLVAFQFWVFLQTVPLDWSILSLVSPKSSEIYQLVEAPTGFISLDSRMSLVSLFKGLTYTLLVFNAIFLVNSSRRLKAIVVAIVISGTVQAFYAAMMVLLDVVESPVFGYRQNGIATGSFVYKNHLANYLMMSLCLGLGLIISQLHTTESGSKFVFVKRLIEGLLSDKMLLRLCLVIMVIALVMTRSRMGNTAFFAATTIGGMIALLFYKHKPKALVALVGSVIAIDTIVVGALFGLEKVKQRLVETSLDAESRDQVVIWSLDIIRDFPFTGTGMASFYTIFPMYSRADIGFYDHAHNDYVQFMVEAGIPATLLLGSIVLYSLWRTFNTIRNRHSKTMKGVALGCMMAIIGMLIHISVDFNLQPMANAATFILVLFLANATAVLPAVGSLPVKVTESSKHTKKVKVSPDV
- a CDS encoding low molecular weight protein-tyrosine-phosphatase gives rise to the protein MFKRVLVVCSGNICRSPLAQVLLSRLLPNIAIDSAGVLVDHHDLSAHPAVNNSRIVAKENGLDLSNHKAKQLTSELIDDCDLILVMTHEHLEQVAQIGRGARAKALLLGQWIGVGEIEDPIGKDIDAFRKSYELLEKACLSWSKRLSK
- a CDS encoding GGDEF domain-containing protein, which translates into the protein MINNPSSTHISPLLSRAKFLLLVLSVVLIVANLYLLTATRHLADSYSARQNQATWFLFQLTKEFSELSAITPFSPQSPEYQNQTLLKYELTWSRFDLLLNSKEADSFIRLPGAKSFFETLFTNFKQLEPELELIDHPYYADKVGQRISNLYMSMIQYINTNFRIQSPLYQEQMKQAEMLHHAQVALLILLIISATLAGYIIHLEAKHHRALSLTDSLTKIRNRLALFNDLNKHLLEQKRFTIYLLDLNGFKQVNDKHGHQAGDKVLREVAGRLRQLRLPCYRIGGDEFALLDFSGTKSDVVLARIHSCFGQKISIDHDNDALLTTSIGIATYPQDAIQINQLISIADSEMYRMKFEEKQAL
- a CDS encoding molybdopterin-dependent oxidoreductase, translating into MAKLFGLFFLIASFQVMGSQLVIRVPEKSPVTLTHQQIESNFEPVTFQTKLPWFEGSRSFTGFKITSLLDYLRITDVFSLSFIALNDYAASSRVEDILQYEPIIAYEMNGKKMKVRNKGPYWLIFNLSRHPEIDNASFHSQMVWQIDEIMIHRRTHDQ
- a CDS encoding YjiH family protein, which gives rise to MSDNTQTINQPKPKGNFWMFFIPSIIGLFLFMAPISYQGDITIPVAVLAKSIQALFGDYLVGMITSIIVFMATASLLCRIKNPSFIANNTFLNGLFNPSPLWLAVRVIGGLAVAMTYFQFGPKAIWEENTGGLVLEGLLPTLFSVFIFAGLLLPLLLNFGLLELFGTLLSKVMRPLFNLPGRSAIDCMASWLGDGSVGILLTSKQYEGKFYTQREAAVVGTTFSAVSITFSLVVIAQVELEHLFLPFYGAICLAGFVAAVIIPRLPPLSRKKDTFIDGTKPNAEADAIPEGHSTFSWGMELALKKSSQVTSVKSVFGEGVRNAVDMVFGVLPVVMGLGTIALVIAEYTSVFAFLGQPFVPFLELLQIPEAAAASETIVVGFADMFIPAILAASIDNEMTRFVIAAMSVTQLIYMSEVGALLLGSKIPVNIFELFAIFILRTLITLPVIAGVAHLIF
- a CDS encoding YoaK family protein, whose amino-acid sequence is MISKLPKWVEYGAFLLALLAGAVNAIGLLGFQHQAVSHISGTVTLLGTSIEAFDSQTFHLFMVLFSFLLGATLSGLFIESTALKLGRRYGVALCIESALLLIAYWMLKEGHISGQYFASAACGLQNAMITTFSGAVVRTTHMTGIITDLGIMIGARLRGEYFDYRKAKLFLFIFSGFLSGGIVGAKLFSVYAISALLAPIAFALLLAFSYWGYLWLKRTQEDRSHK
- a CDS encoding GFA family protein; protein product: MKSDKVIRTAECSCGQVFLTCNGDPERTSICHCFECQKRTGSVFGVQARFKKGQLKYSGEMASYVRIADSGNQVHYHFCPKCSTTMLLALSSCPDDWIVPVGVFHQQDLPLPSFSVYEERQHQWVRFDCQMEHVQ
- a CDS encoding isoamylase early set domain-containing protein, with protein sequence MINKRYFKTKDEVEVTFELPASEVGKTASIVADFLGWQPAEMKKVVKSKSYKFKTRLPKGSEFEFRYLVDNEKWVNDPHADQYKPNGFGEDNGLITTYQ